Below is a window of Paramagnetospirillum magneticum AMB-1 DNA.
CATGTAGGGATTGCCTGCCGGAACCGCCGGCTGGGAGCGCCCGCGGAACAGACGGTACGCCAGCCAGGCCAGACCGCCGATAATCGCCAGTTGGAGCAGCAGTCCCAGGAAGCTGCCGCCGGGGGACGCGTCGGCCGCCGCGGCCAAGGCCGGCGAATGGCCGAACAGCATGGAGCCGATCCCGGCGCCCACCAGGCCGCCGGCCAAGCCGGCCATGAAGGGATTGCGCTGGAAGAAGCCGGGCTGCTGGGCTCCCATGGGAGCGCCCATGGGCGAAGCCGGACGCAGGCCGGAAGTGGCGGCGCCGGCCGGAGCCAGCGGAGCCGCGTCAACCGCGCCGGGGCGCGGGGCTGCCTGGGGCGGCGGCGGCGGTCCTGCGGGCTTGGTCTGCGCCGGAGGCGGCGCCAGGGTGCGCTCCATCGGCGCGTCATGGGTCCGCGACCCGCGCGAGCCGAAGCTGCCGCCGCTGGACTTGGAGGTACTGCCCGCCTTGGCCAGGGCATCGCCCGCACCGGCCAGCGCCAGCACCAGGGCCACCACGACCGAAATCACCACATGCCTCATCTCGTTCCTCCCAAGGAATCTCACCCATGTTATAGGGCGCCTTGGGCGGAAAGCAAATCAGCTACAGAAATTTAACAGATTGCGGAAAAACCCCGCTTCGCGGCAGGGCTACCGCCCTGACCCGTTCCGAGGCACAGCCTCCGAACCTCCAGTTTCTCTTTATTTCAAAACAGAAGGGTCCGGGAAGCTGTGCTTCCCGGTTGGGGGATCGGGGGCAAAAGCCCCCGAAGGGGAGTTGTTCCGCCGCCCGTTAACCCTGATCCACCTGTCCCTGGACCCGCGCGGCCAGCGAGGCGGCCATGAACATGTCCAGGTCGCCGTCGAGAACACCCTGGGTGTCCGAGGTCTCCACATTGGTGCGCAGGTCCTTGACCATCTGGTAGGGCTGCAGCACGTAGGAGCGGATCTGGTGGCCCCAGCCAATATCAGTCTTCTGGTCTTCCAGCGCCTGGGCGGCGGCTTCGCGCTTTTGCAGTTCGGCCTCGTACAGGCGGGCGCGCAGCATGTCCCAGGCCCGCGCCCGGTTCTGGTGCTGTGACCGTTCCATCTGGCAGGCCACGGCGATGCCGGTGGGAATATGGGTGATACGCACCGCCGAATCGGTCTTGTTGATGTGCTGGCCGCCGGCGCCCGAGGCGCGGTAGGTGTCGATGCGGCACTCGCTCTCGTTGATCTGGATATCGATGGTGTCGTCGATCACCGGATAGACCCAGGCGGAGGAGAAGCTGGTGTGGCGGCGCGCCGCGCTGTCATAGGGCGAGATGCGCACCAGCCGGTGCACGCCGCTTTCGGTCTTCAGCCAGCCATAGGCATTATGGCCGAGAATGCGGATGGTGGCCGACTTGATGCCCGCCTGCTCGCCGGCGCTTTCTTCCAGCCATTCCACCTTGTAGCCGTGCTTTTCCGCCCAGCGGGTGTACATGCGCAGCAGCATCTCGGCCCAGTCCTGGGATTCGGTGCCGCCGGCGCCGGCATTGATTTCCATGTAGCAATCGTTGTGGTCGGCCTCGCCCGAGAGCAGGGTTTCCAGCTCCATCTTGGCGGCGCGCTCCTTCAGGGCGCGAACCTGTTCCTCGGCGTCGTCGATGACCGTCTGGTCGCCTTCCATCTCGCCCAGCTCGATCAGTTCCGCCAGATCGGCCAGTTCGCGCTCCAGGGCGCGGCAGCCCTGAATGGCGC
It encodes the following:
- a CDS encoding Tim44 domain-containing protein; amino-acid sequence: MRHVVISVVVALVLALAGAGDALAKAGSTSKSSGGSFGSRGSRTHDAPMERTLAPPPAQTKPAGPPPPPQAAPRPGAVDAAPLAPAGAATSGLRPASPMGAPMGAQQPGFFQRNPFMAGLAGGLVGAGIGSMLFGHSPALAAAADASPGGSFLGLLLQLAIIGGLAWLAYRLFRGRSQPAVPAGNPYMRTAPGEHVEPMIGAGPVQPRIEREFDASGGDQEAFTEILQGVQKAWSDGNLLQLKRFATPEVVAFLSEDMSRNASEGVANKVENVTLLRGDVSESWSEGGFDYLTAILTFSCNDYMVRLDTGAVADGNPHATVTHTEAWTFVRSSNGGRWLLSAVQQVQ
- the prfB gene encoding peptide chain release factor 2; this translates as MRAEIEALAQDIRRSAALLKRHLNWDEALMRLDELNASAENPDLWNDAGAAQKIMRERNELDSAIQGCRALERELADLAELIELGEMEGDQTVIDDAEEQVRALKERAAKMELETLLSGEADHNDCYMEINAGAGGTESQDWAEMLLRMYTRWAEKHGYKVEWLEESAGEQAGIKSATIRILGHNAYGWLKTESGVHRLVRISPYDSAARRHTSFSSAWVYPVIDDTIDIQINESECRIDTYRASGAGGQHINKTDSAVRITHIPTGIAVACQMERSQHQNRARAWDMLRARLYEAELQKREAAAQALEDQKTDIGWGHQIRSYVLQPYQMVKDLRTNVETSDTQGVLDGDLDMFMAASLAARVQGQVDQG